The Streptomyces kanamyceticus genome window below encodes:
- a CDS encoding winged helix-turn-helix domain-containing protein, whose product MNSYSRLQLGGLSELRIQVVPHPGASLLSLVADAFGQRRHAVPGPARKAVRTGAPAHAEITLRPLFTPEHPAIPDCLTPTGTMSHEGAAHHLEQLRDLPPDTLLADLEADFGGEVPTQWRHVIAHPKRWLQGYAQVMQRTWETMQPVWAAAGDALRREAERVGASMVFGHPELALSALSVRYRLDGTVLQLPDTHPEDFDLLGRRLALVPVASGSEASLFAFDAPDIAWVGYPLPNLDALWSGRLPQARATRPDPARLILGDARAAILRATSAATHMGNLSSTLGYAPGTMSHHCARLEDAGLIRRCRRGQHVMVHRTQLGSELFDLLTH is encoded by the coding sequence ATGAACAGTTATTCAAGGCTGCAGCTCGGCGGGCTTTCCGAGCTGCGCATCCAGGTCGTACCGCATCCCGGGGCGAGCCTGCTCTCGCTCGTCGCGGACGCGTTCGGACAACGGCGGCACGCCGTACCGGGCCCGGCACGCAAGGCAGTTCGCACCGGTGCTCCGGCGCATGCCGAGATAACGCTTCGTCCGCTCTTCACACCCGAGCATCCGGCCATTCCCGACTGTCTGACGCCGACGGGGACCATGTCCCACGAAGGCGCGGCCCATCATCTGGAACAGTTGCGGGACCTGCCGCCCGACACGCTCCTGGCGGACCTCGAGGCGGACTTCGGCGGCGAAGTCCCCACGCAGTGGCGTCATGTGATCGCGCACCCGAAGCGATGGCTCCAGGGGTACGCCCAAGTCATGCAGCGCACATGGGAGACCATGCAGCCGGTATGGGCAGCGGCCGGCGACGCGCTGCGCCGAGAGGCGGAGCGGGTGGGCGCCTCCATGGTGTTCGGCCACCCCGAACTGGCGCTGTCCGCCCTCAGCGTGCGCTACCGCCTCGACGGCACCGTGCTGCAGCTGCCGGACACGCACCCCGAGGACTTCGACCTCCTCGGTCGTCGACTGGCCCTCGTGCCGGTCGCCTCCGGTAGTGAGGCGTCCCTGTTCGCCTTCGACGCGCCGGACATCGCGTGGGTGGGCTACCCGCTCCCCAACCTCGACGCACTCTGGTCCGGTCGGCTCCCGCAGGCCCGGGCGACGCGCCCGGACCCGGCACGACTCATTCTGGGCGACGCGAGGGCCGCCATCCTTCGCGCGACCAGTGCGGCCACCCACATGGGCAACCTGTCGTCGACCCTGGGCTACGCGCCCGGAACGATGTCCCATCACTGCGCGCGGCTGGAGGACGCGGGGCTCATCCGTCGGTGCCGGCGGGGGCAGCATGTGATGGTTCATCGTACGCAGTTGGGCAGCGAGCTCTTCGACTTGCTCACTCACTGA
- a CDS encoding NADP-dependent oxidoreductase, whose protein sequence is MKALQFDRFGSPDVIVLREVPKPEPGPGQIRIAVRACGLTPGDWAVVDGLLADQLPPLPRGLGVEVAGVVDALGEGIIGVEIGDRVFGPATFDGPTAGASEYALMAVWAHIPEGVTAEQAAALPMAAETAWHALDDLGVQPGELLLVHGAGSTVGEAAVRLALHRGVRVIAAAGPTRAAALGEIGARVTGYGDGMAERVAALAGGRVDRALDTAPTGGRIDRAHQASPGGGSLPSLIGLTGDPDRVLTVSDFAAAAELGTRITQIEMRYDRMGEFARLAAEGVLVVSVARTYTLDQIQEAAQLSQSRRPGGKLMLVL, encoded by the coding sequence ATGAAGGCTCTTCAGTTCGACCGGTTCGGATCCCCCGACGTGATCGTGCTCCGCGAGGTCCCGAAGCCGGAGCCGGGACCCGGCCAGATCCGGATCGCCGTGCGGGCGTGCGGCCTGACGCCGGGCGACTGGGCGGTGGTCGACGGCCTGCTCGCCGACCAGTTGCCGCCACTGCCGCGCGGGCTCGGCGTCGAGGTCGCGGGTGTCGTCGACGCGCTCGGTGAGGGCATCATCGGCGTCGAGATCGGCGACCGCGTGTTCGGCCCGGCGACCTTCGACGGTCCGACGGCCGGAGCTTCCGAGTACGCGCTGATGGCGGTCTGGGCGCACATTCCCGAGGGTGTCACCGCAGAGCAGGCCGCCGCGCTGCCGATGGCGGCCGAGACGGCATGGCACGCGCTCGACGACCTCGGCGTCCAGCCGGGTGAGCTGCTGCTCGTCCACGGCGCGGGCTCCACCGTGGGTGAGGCGGCGGTGCGCTTGGCGTTGCACCGGGGTGTCCGGGTGATTGCCGCCGCCGGGCCGACGCGGGCCGCGGCCCTGGGAGAGATCGGCGCCCGGGTGACCGGCTACGGCGACGGTATGGCCGAACGCGTCGCCGCACTGGCCGGAGGCCGCGTCGACCGCGCCCTGGACACGGCCCCGACCGGCGGCCGGATCGACCGTGCCCACCAGGCCAGCCCGGGCGGCGGCTCGCTGCCGTCCTTGATCGGGCTGACCGGGGACCCCGACCGCGTCCTCACCGTCTCGGACTTCGCCGCCGCGGCCGAGCTGGGCACCCGAATCACCCAGATCGAGATGCGTTACGACCGGATGGGCGAGTTCGCCCGGCTGGCCGCCGAAGGCGTTCTCGTCGTATCGGTCGCCCGCACCTACACGCTCGACCAGATCCAGGAGGCGGCCCAGCTCAGCCAGTCCCGTCGGCCCGGCGGCAAGCTCATGCTCGTCCTGTGA
- a CDS encoding TetR/AcrR family transcriptional regulator, producing the protein MPRWESDAQGRLKRAALELFETQGFERTSVAQIARTAGLTERSFYRYFPDKREVLFADDGLQAHLVAQVEAADPGLTPIEALLAALGTADEIFRPREFLLRRVRVIAASPALAERDLIKLADIADALARALEHRGVEPGKARFIIDVAIAISRRATSRWLADPEATLSDLVAQTAAELREVVAPPTPTVG; encoded by the coding sequence ATGCCGAGATGGGAGTCAGACGCACAGGGCCGGCTCAAGCGCGCGGCGCTCGAGCTGTTCGAGACGCAAGGGTTCGAGCGCACCTCGGTCGCACAGATCGCGCGCACCGCAGGCCTGACCGAGCGCTCCTTCTACCGCTATTTCCCCGACAAGCGGGAAGTCCTCTTCGCCGACGACGGGCTCCAGGCCCACCTCGTCGCCCAAGTCGAAGCGGCGGACCCGGGCCTCACGCCGATCGAGGCGCTGCTGGCCGCGCTGGGGACAGCCGACGAGATCTTCCGCCCGCGCGAGTTCCTGCTGCGCCGCGTCAGGGTGATCGCCGCCAGCCCGGCACTGGCCGAGCGCGACCTGATCAAGCTCGCCGACATCGCCGACGCGCTGGCCCGGGCGCTCGAACACCGTGGCGTCGAGCCCGGCAAAGCACGCTTCATCATCGACGTGGCGATTGCGATCTCCCGGCGCGCCACGTCCCGCTGGCTGGCCGACCCGGAGGCGACCCTCTCCGATCTCGTCGCCCAGACCGCCGCCGAACTGCGTGAGGTGGTCGCGCCACCGACCCCGACGGTCGGCTGA
- a CDS encoding VOC family protein: MLRLTDFIIDCPDTMKLAAFYSEVTGRPIKKGSSEDWAGIQFGEIELAFIRVDDYRAPQWPDSQHPKQFHLDFEVDEIEPEQRRVLDLGATLRQDFIGPNGYGWQVYTDPIGHPFCLCRNKGVTWTDQGPIWPKHD, from the coding sequence ATGCTGCGACTCACCGATTTCATTATCGACTGCCCGGACACGATGAAGCTGGCGGCCTTCTACTCCGAGGTGACGGGCCGTCCGATCAAGAAGGGCAGCTCTGAGGACTGGGCTGGCATCCAGTTCGGCGAGATCGAGCTGGCATTCATCCGGGTGGACGACTACCGCGCTCCGCAGTGGCCCGACAGCCAGCACCCCAAGCAGTTCCACCTCGACTTCGAAGTGGACGAGATCGAGCCCGAGCAGCGCCGTGTCCTCGACCTCGGCGCGACGCTGAGGCAGGACTTCATCGGCCCCAACGGCTACGGCTGGCAGGTCTACACCGACCCGATCGGCCACCCCTTCTGCCTGTGCCGCAACAAGGGTGTCACCTGGACCGACCAGGGTCCGATCTGGCCCAAGCACGACTGA
- a CDS encoding FAD-dependent monooxygenase: MRRESKSPKNVSVLISGASIGGPTLAYWLNQYGFRVTVVERWVGLRPGGQAIDVRGPALEVAERMGVLDEMRRRSTDLRGMSVVDDDGEELFRSTEHTVSGGQIASPDVEILRDDLARILYDAGGSDIEYLFGDSIATIEQDDDEVRVVFDSGTSRTFDLVVGADGVHSHTRGLVFGPEEDYLRHLGAYLGVWTVPNHLGLDRWEVIYQMPGRDVWGAMVMSVRGNSEARAFIGIESDRPPARFLPRDTVEQKHLVAGAYEGAGWEVPRLLKEMWDAPDFHLDALAQIHLDSWSHGRITLLGDAGYCASPASGQGTTMAMTAAYILAGELDAALGDHRTAFAAYERELRDFVALNQEFALINRAAMRAKQEAAADQVAPLAPHEDDASAAVFAKLNAFRLKDYQAASVPGD, from the coding sequence ATGCGCAGGGAATCGAAGAGCCCGAAGAACGTCAGTGTCCTGATCTCAGGCGCCAGCATCGGTGGCCCCACCCTCGCCTACTGGCTGAACCAGTACGGGTTCCGGGTCACGGTGGTGGAGCGGTGGGTGGGCCTGCGGCCGGGCGGGCAGGCGATCGACGTCCGAGGCCCGGCTCTCGAAGTGGCCGAACGCATGGGCGTACTGGATGAGATGCGCCGTCGGAGTACCGACCTGCGCGGGATGTCGGTCGTCGACGACGACGGCGAAGAGCTGTTCAGGAGCACCGAACACACCGTGAGCGGCGGGCAGATCGCCAGCCCGGACGTGGAGATCCTGCGCGACGACCTCGCCCGGATCCTGTACGACGCGGGCGGCAGCGACATCGAGTACCTCTTCGGGGACTCCATCGCCACGATCGAACAGGACGACGATGAGGTGCGGGTCGTGTTCGACAGCGGCACGTCACGCACCTTCGATCTGGTCGTCGGCGCCGACGGCGTGCACTCCCACACCCGCGGGCTCGTCTTCGGCCCCGAGGAGGACTACCTGCGCCACCTGGGTGCTTACCTCGGCGTATGGACGGTACCCAACCACCTCGGCCTGGACCGCTGGGAGGTGATCTACCAGATGCCGGGGCGTGACGTCTGGGGTGCGATGGTGATGAGCGTCCGGGGCAACTCGGAGGCCCGCGCCTTCATCGGCATCGAATCCGACCGGCCGCCCGCACGTTTCCTCCCGCGGGACACCGTCGAGCAGAAGCACCTGGTGGCGGGCGCGTACGAAGGCGCGGGCTGGGAGGTGCCGAGGCTGCTCAAGGAGATGTGGGACGCACCCGACTTCCACCTCGACGCGCTGGCGCAGATCCACCTGGACAGCTGGTCCCACGGCCGGATCACCCTCCTCGGCGACGCGGGCTACTGCGCGTCGCCCGCCTCAGGCCAGGGCACGACGATGGCCATGACCGCCGCGTACATCCTGGCGGGCGAGCTCGACGCCGCGCTCGGCGATCACCGCACGGCCTTCGCCGCGTACGAAAGGGAGTTGCGCGACTTCGTGGCCCTCAACCAGGAATTCGCACTGATCAACCGGGCCGCCATGCGCGCGAAGCAGGAAGCGGCGGCGGACCAGGTCGCGCCGCTCGCCCCGCACGAGGACGACGCGTCCGCGGCGGTCTTCGCGAAGCTCAACGCCTTCCGGCTCAAGGATTACCAGGCGGCTTCCGTACCGGGGGACTAG
- a CDS encoding COG4705 family protein has protein sequence MPARHRLRRNKVPEVTVYFWIIKVLCTTVGETAADLLNEKAGLGLTGVSVLMSALLAGVLVVQFRTCAYRAGVYWLAVALISIVGTLISDNLTDNMGVPLDTSTAVFAIALAVVFVVWYRRERTLSIHSIDTTGRESFYWLAVRFTFALGTAAGDLVSERMDLGYWLGASVGDYLSQSAGDGGLGLGTVVTSTLFLAVILGLVVYLAVTRKDVTEAEREAGLPA, from the coding sequence GTGCCCGCGCGGCACCGGCTGCGCAGGAACAAGGTGCCCGAGGTCACCGTCTACTTCTGGATCATCAAGGTGCTGTGCACGACGGTCGGTGAGACCGCGGCCGACCTGCTGAACGAGAAGGCGGGCCTCGGACTCACCGGTGTGTCCGTGCTGATGAGCGCGCTGCTGGCCGGGGTGCTCGTGGTGCAGTTCCGCACGTGCGCCTACCGGGCGGGCGTGTACTGGCTCGCCGTGGCCCTGATCAGCATCGTCGGCACGCTGATCAGCGACAACCTCACCGACAACATGGGGGTGCCGCTGGACACGAGCACGGCGGTGTTCGCGATCGCCCTCGCGGTGGTGTTCGTCGTCTGGTACCGGCGGGAGCGGACGCTGTCCATCCACAGCATCGACACCACCGGCCGGGAGTCCTTCTACTGGCTCGCGGTGCGCTTCACGTTCGCCCTGGGCACCGCGGCCGGTGACCTGGTCTCCGAGCGCATGGACCTCGGCTACTGGCTCGGCGCTTCGGTCGGCGACTACCTCTCCCAGTCGGCCGGGGACGGCGGCCTCGGCCTGGGCACGGTGGTGACCAGCACGCTCTTCCTGGCCGTCATCCTCGGCCTGGTCGTGTATCTGGCGGTGACGCGCAAGGACGTCACCGAGGCTGAGCGGGAGGCCGGACTCCCGGCCTGA
- a CDS encoding phosphatase PAP2 family protein, with protein sequence MNRGDAADLLVSVALGAWAAFGVLALVVVGRAGSPLWLDDGFLAWSVGHRPEVAVAVARGVTASGTGVVPYVLVVLAGVVAGRTLWHRLLAAVLCLACLGLGQVLRYALMEFIHRVRPPQSDWTAHASGWAFPSGHTTTAALTAGLLIAALTLRRTHGGTALRIAVGCWGLFVGVTRAYLGVHWFTDVLGGWLFALGWLGACLCAAAYLLPAPFLTHTTAHAPQPTENQENHAPQDPGGGGRSRPA encoded by the coding sequence GTGAACCGCGGGGACGCCGCCGATCTGCTCGTCAGCGTCGCGCTGGGCGCATGGGCGGCGTTCGGGGTCCTGGCCCTGGTCGTGGTCGGCCGGGCCGGTTCACCCCTCTGGCTGGACGACGGTTTCCTCGCCTGGTCGGTCGGCCACCGCCCGGAGGTGGCCGTGGCCGTGGCGCGGGGCGTGACCGCCTCCGGCACCGGCGTGGTCCCGTACGTACTCGTCGTCCTGGCCGGAGTCGTGGCGGGGCGCACCCTGTGGCACCGGCTGCTCGCCGCCGTCCTCTGCCTTGCCTGCCTCGGCCTCGGCCAGGTACTGCGGTACGCCCTGATGGAGTTCATCCACCGCGTACGCCCGCCCCAGAGCGACTGGACGGCGCACGCGAGCGGCTGGGCCTTCCCGTCCGGGCACACCACCACGGCCGCTCTGACGGCCGGTCTGCTGATCGCCGCGCTCACCCTGCGCCGCACGCACGGCGGCACCGCGCTCCGGATCGCCGTGGGCTGCTGGGGCTTGTTCGTCGGAGTGACCCGGGCCTACCTCGGCGTGCACTGGTTCACCGATGTCCTGGGCGGCTGGCTGTTCGCCCTCGGCTGGCTGGGGGCGTGTCTGTGCGCGGCCGCCTACCTGTTGCCCGCTCCGTTCCTCACTCACACGACGGCTCACGCCCCGCAGCCGACGGAGAACCAGGAGAACCATGCGCCCCAAGATCCTGGTGGTGGAGGACGATCACGCCCTGCGTGA
- a CDS encoding phosphatase PAP2 family protein: MILAFDGASIDGSGYREVADLAQRAPGWLDAAVTAWSAYGLAVFALLMVLGWWRARRAGAAAAVTALAVPVAAALAFVLDDVLKLIVREDRPCQSLGGRTLEACPAPGDWSFPSNHAAIAAAAAVALLFVSRRLGAVACGAAAAMAASRVWVGVHYPHDVLAGLLVGALVALAAMLVVGRRSPALARRMTAVTPLRLLLTASRTASVS, translated from the coding sequence ATGATCCTCGCGTTCGACGGGGCGTCGATCGACGGCTCCGGCTACCGGGAAGTGGCGGACCTCGCGCAGCGGGCGCCGGGCTGGCTGGACGCCGCGGTGACGGCGTGGTCGGCGTACGGCCTCGCGGTGTTCGCGCTCCTCATGGTCCTGGGATGGTGGCGGGCCCGGCGCGCGGGAGCCGCGGCCGCCGTGACGGCACTGGCCGTTCCCGTGGCGGCGGCCCTGGCGTTCGTCCTGGACGACGTCCTGAAGCTGATCGTCAGGGAGGACCGACCGTGCCAGAGCTTGGGCGGCCGGACCCTGGAGGCGTGTCCGGCGCCCGGTGACTGGTCCTTCCCCAGCAACCACGCGGCGATCGCCGCGGCGGCGGCCGTGGCGCTGCTGTTCGTCTCGCGACGCCTGGGAGCGGTGGCCTGTGGGGCGGCGGCCGCCATGGCGGCCTCGCGGGTCTGGGTGGGAGTGCACTATCCGCACGACGTCCTGGCGGGGCTGCTGGTGGGCGCGCTCGTCGCCCTCGCCGCGATGCTCGTGGTGGGGCGCCGGTCACCGGCACTGGCCCGGCGGATGACGGCGGTGACTCCGCTGCGCCTGCTGCTCACGGCTTCACGAACGGCATCGGTCTCATGA
- a CDS encoding BlaI/MecI/CopY family transcriptional regulator produces MNSEKDDRRSAGELEAAVMAALWAADAPLTPARVQAELASDLARTTVTTILSRLYEKGTLERQRQGRGYAYHPVQDPQGLTALRMHGELDRDSDRETVLARFVAQLDPDDEQVLRRLLEEGP; encoded by the coding sequence ATGAACAGCGAGAAGGACGACCGGCGGTCGGCGGGCGAGCTGGAGGCCGCGGTGATGGCCGCGCTGTGGGCCGCGGACGCACCGCTGACTCCCGCCCGCGTCCAGGCCGAACTCGCCTCGGACCTGGCCCGCACCACCGTGACGACGATCCTGTCCCGCCTGTACGAGAAGGGGACACTCGAACGGCAGCGGCAGGGCCGTGGCTACGCCTACCACCCCGTACAGGACCCGCAGGGCCTGACCGCCCTGCGCATGCACGGCGAACTCGACCGCGACAGCGACCGCGAGACGGTCCTCGCCCGCTTCGTCGCCCAACTCGACCCGGACGACGAGCAGGTCCTGCGCCGCCTCCTCGAAGAGGGCCCATGA
- a CDS encoding M48 family metalloprotease: MTIAVLLIPLLLPCAAPLLARRSLGHRSPVVALWTLTASALLLAAGTVAALGTLALTGLFKIPAFASVGELVHPLRTPSVRLVLPLAALAAGLLALGALALGRSVVRQATALRTARSEAGRRPPAGDLCVVESPRPDAYALPGRPHRIVVTTAMLRSLDAREREALFAHERAHNAGGHHYFLSAAELAAHCHPALRPVRAAIRLAAERAADEAAATAVGDRRLTARAIARAALAAHATDTARPVVTPAATTSPVPQRVAALLSPAARPRRATSWVAALLAVCAFASCATAATVAVRVHQDIEVAQGETGR, from the coding sequence ATGACGATCGCGGTGCTGCTGATCCCCCTGCTGCTGCCCTGCGCGGCGCCGCTGCTGGCGCGCCGGAGCCTGGGCCACCGCTCCCCCGTGGTCGCCCTGTGGACGCTCACCGCCTCGGCGCTCCTCCTCGCGGCGGGCACCGTCGCGGCGCTCGGCACGCTGGCCCTGACCGGGCTGTTCAAGATCCCGGCCTTCGCCTCCGTGGGCGAGCTGGTGCACCCGCTGCGGACACCGTCCGTGCGGCTGGTCCTTCCGCTGGCCGCGCTCGCCGCCGGACTGCTCGCGCTCGGCGCGCTCGCCCTCGGCCGCTCGGTCGTACGGCAGGCCACGGCCCTGCGTACCGCCCGGTCCGAGGCCGGTCGCAGGCCCCCGGCGGGCGACCTGTGCGTCGTCGAGTCCCCGCGCCCCGACGCGTACGCCCTGCCAGGCCGCCCGCACCGCATCGTCGTCACGACCGCCATGCTGCGCAGCCTCGACGCCCGCGAGCGCGAGGCGCTCTTCGCCCACGAGCGCGCCCACAACGCGGGCGGCCACCACTACTTCCTGTCCGCGGCCGAGCTCGCCGCGCACTGCCACCCCGCTCTGCGCCCGGTCCGCGCGGCCATCCGGCTCGCCGCCGAGCGGGCCGCCGACGAGGCCGCCGCGACCGCCGTCGGCGACCGCCGCCTGACCGCGCGCGCCATCGCCCGCGCCGCCCTGGCCGCACACGCGACGGACACCGCGCGGCCCGTGGTGACGCCCGCGGCCACCACCAGTCCCGTGCCGCAGCGAGTGGCCGCCCTGCTCTCCCCCGCCGCCCGGCCCCGGCGGGCCACGTCCTGGGTCGCCGCCCTGCTGGCCGTCTGCGCGTTCGCGTCCTGCGCCACCGCGGCGACCGTCGCCGTCCGCGTCCACCAGGACATCGAGGTCGCCCAGGGCGAGACCGGCCGCTGA
- a CDS encoding MarR family winged helix-turn-helix transcriptional regulator, with protein MTDAVDLIGEQRRAECPELADALGAMEIFGRIQRVRRVYDRHFKKLSDTFGLNLGELDMIFTLRRSGPPYTLTAGAFAKAALGSPGAVTNRIDRLKGKGLVERVRESSDRRSVQIRLTRRGETLVTAQGDTALD; from the coding sequence ATGACCGATGCGGTGGACCTGATCGGCGAGCAGCGGCGCGCGGAGTGCCCCGAACTGGCCGACGCCCTGGGCGCGATGGAGATCTTCGGGCGGATCCAGCGGGTGCGGCGCGTCTACGACCGGCACTTCAAGAAGCTGTCCGACACGTTCGGCCTGAACCTCGGCGAACTCGACATGATCTTCACGCTGCGCCGCTCAGGACCGCCCTACACGCTCACCGCCGGGGCCTTCGCCAAGGCCGCCCTGGGGAGCCCCGGCGCCGTCACCAACCGCATCGACCGCCTGAAGGGCAAGGGCCTGGTCGAACGTGTCCGCGAGAGCAGTGACCGCCGCTCGGTGCAGATCCGCCTCACCAGACGCGGCGAAACCCTCGTGACCGCCCAGGGCGACACGGCGCTCGACTGA
- a CDS encoding cupin domain-containing protein, whose translation MDLAARAAGARTHFHKAMSEAFYVLSGELELFNGDTWVTGRTGDFLYVPPGGLHAFKNVTDEPTSMLMLFATGTA comes from the coding sequence GTGGACCTGGCGGCACGGGCCGCGGGCGCCAGGACCCACTTCCACAAGGCGATGTCGGAAGCCTTCTACGTCCTCTCCGGTGAACTGGAGCTCTTCAACGGCGACACGTGGGTGACCGGCCGGACCGGCGACTTCCTGTACGTACCGCCCGGCGGCCTGCACGCCTTCAAGAACGTGACCGACGAGCCCACGTCGATGCTCATGCTCTTCGCGACGGGAACCGCGTAA
- a CDS encoding FAD-dependent monooxygenase, whose product MDSCRGARTAVIVGAGVAGLTAATALARDGWQVEIAEIGPPEAPAGWGLCLTGPSLRALDELGLADACLAEGYGMSTLTYMDVNGEPRGELQLPRLMGTRRPAMAGIARPVLHRILHAEAERHGVVVRHGVTVVAVDQEGDLVRVRLSDGTVRKVALLVGADGVRSSVRGLLGLETSIDFHGQMVWRALVPRPRWATGIHQFAGKADTAGLVPLSGGQAYVFLTENGVEQSVLPDARLAPRLRQLLEAFPGRVEEIRSLVSMSTSVVRRPVLTAFLAGAWNRGSCVVIGDAAHAPAPQMASGAALAIEDGLVLARELGRHETVGAGLRAFVRRRAQRCRTLVETSVTIARLVQARRHHEAYPLVDSCHRLMAEPA is encoded by the coding sequence ATGGACAGCTGTCGCGGTGCGCGGACGGCCGTGATCGTGGGTGCGGGGGTGGCTGGTCTGACAGCGGCCACCGCCCTGGCACGCGACGGGTGGCAGGTGGAGATCGCCGAGATCGGCCCGCCGGAGGCGCCTGCCGGATGGGGGTTGTGCCTGACCGGGCCTTCGCTGCGTGCGCTGGACGAGCTGGGTCTTGCGGACGCGTGTCTGGCCGAGGGCTACGGCATGAGCACCCTCACGTACATGGACGTGAACGGCGAGCCCAGGGGCGAGCTCCAGCTGCCGCGCCTGATGGGCACGCGACGACCGGCGATGGCCGGTATCGCGCGCCCCGTGCTGCACCGCATCCTGCACGCGGAAGCCGAGAGGCACGGCGTAGTGGTACGCCATGGAGTGACCGTCGTCGCGGTGGATCAGGAGGGGGACCTCGTCCGCGTGCGGTTGTCGGACGGGACGGTCCGCAAGGTCGCGCTGCTGGTCGGCGCGGACGGGGTCCGCTCGTCGGTGCGGGGCCTGTTGGGGCTTGAGACCTCGATCGACTTCCACGGGCAGATGGTCTGGCGCGCTCTGGTCCCCCGCCCGCGGTGGGCCACCGGAATCCATCAGTTCGCCGGGAAGGCCGACACGGCAGGACTCGTCCCCCTCTCGGGCGGTCAGGCATACGTATTCCTTACGGAGAACGGAGTGGAGCAGAGCGTCCTGCCCGATGCCCGACTCGCCCCGCGCCTGAGGCAACTCCTTGAGGCTTTCCCCGGCCGGGTGGAGGAGATCCGCTCCCTGGTGTCCATGTCGACATCGGTGGTGCGCCGCCCGGTCCTCACCGCGTTCCTGGCAGGCGCCTGGAACCGCGGCAGCTGCGTGGTCATCGGGGACGCCGCGCACGCGCCCGCACCTCAGATGGCCAGTGGCGCCGCCCTGGCCATCGAGGACGGTCTCGTACTGGCCCGGGAACTCGGGCGGCACGAGACCGTCGGCGCGGGGCTCCGGGCGTTCGTCAGGCGACGCGCGCAGCGCTGCCGGACGCTCGTGGAGACCTCGGTGACGATCGCCCGCCTGGTGCAGGCGCGGCGCCATCACGAGGCGTATCCGCTGGTCGATTCCTGCCACCGGCTCATGGCCGAGCCCGCGTAA
- a CDS encoding helix-turn-helix transcriptional regulator produces the protein MPTPLRNHPITSSQNPADLLNAATRLFGGSIVTSPLGELCGGDHELRGVAAHDFAVGYFASPLDVRVASAKSRRRGSYFVNIGVSGAISASRGNLRATLDEATAGVVNPGDIQELRPLRGPQTRFLGLRIDAALVDQEFATLTGHPPVSTVRFDFALDLAGSKGRAVRLLVRSLLEQLDSGDPLFQRAELQRSQLRCLVTALLLAQPHSHTGELHDGPRPGHPRSLRAALAFIEANLAEHISVDGIAAAAGCSPRTLSSAFRGRLGLSPMAYVRNLRLDRIRQDILASSDPVGTIAYRWGVSHLGRFAGEYRDRFAELPSATASRR, from the coding sequence GTGCCAACGCCGCTGCGCAACCACCCCATCACCAGCTCGCAGAACCCCGCCGATCTGCTGAACGCCGCCACCCGTCTGTTCGGCGGCTCGATCGTCACATCGCCGCTGGGCGAGCTGTGCGGCGGCGATCACGAACTGCGCGGCGTCGCCGCACACGACTTCGCCGTGGGCTACTTCGCCTCGCCGCTCGATGTGCGCGTCGCCTCGGCCAAGAGCCGTCGCCGCGGCTCCTACTTCGTCAACATCGGTGTCTCCGGCGCCATCTCGGCGTCGCGCGGCAACCTGCGGGCGACCCTCGACGAGGCGACGGCAGGAGTCGTCAACCCCGGAGACATCCAGGAACTACGGCCCCTGCGCGGCCCGCAGACGCGGTTCCTCGGCCTGCGGATCGACGCCGCCCTGGTCGACCAGGAGTTCGCGACGCTGACCGGGCATCCGCCGGTGTCCACCGTGCGCTTCGACTTCGCCCTCGACCTGGCCGGGTCCAAGGGCCGGGCGGTGCGGCTGCTCGTCCGCTCCCTCCTCGAACAGCTGGACTCCGGAGACCCCCTGTTCCAGCGCGCGGAGCTGCAGCGCAGCCAGCTGCGCTGCCTCGTCACCGCCCTGCTCCTGGCCCAGCCGCACTCGCACACCGGCGAGCTGCACGACGGTCCGCGCCCCGGCCATCCGCGCTCCTTGCGGGCGGCCCTCGCGTTCATCGAGGCGAACCTCGCCGAGCACATCAGCGTCGACGGCATCGCCGCCGCGGCAGGTTGCAGCCCGCGGACCCTCAGCTCCGCGTTCCGCGGCCGACTCGGCCTCTCCCCCATGGCGTACGTCCGCAACCTGCGCCTCGACCGGATCCGTCAGGACATCCTCGCCTCCAGCGACCCCGTCGGCACGATCGCCTACCGGTGGGGCGTCTCGCACCTCGGCCGCTTCGCCGGTGAGTACCGTGACCGCTTCGCCGAACTGCCCTCTGCCACCGCGTCCCGCAGGTGA